A section of the Ruania halotolerans genome encodes:
- a CDS encoding Pls/PosA family non-ribosomal peptide synthetase — protein MSTPAPGMGQTVPVLAPGPLPTLLASDRAAPARTLLDVFTDSLSAHPEELALDSGVAQLTYREFAEAAGELADRLTALGTRRGDRIGLRVSSGTTELYVAVLGILMAGAAYVPVDADDPPERARTVFTEAAVVAVVGNGLEITAAAAAGGAQAFANRDRAAATAPERAPRPGDDAWIIFTSGSTGTPKGVAVTHRSAAAFVDAESHLFLTSDPIGPGDRVMAGLSVGFDASCEEMWLAWAHAACLVPAPRSLVRSGVDVGPWLTANDITIVSTVPTLVALWPASSLDRVRLLILGGEAAPAELAARLQRPGREVWNTYGPTEATVVACAAPMDGTQPVRIGLPLAGWDLAVVDGGGAPVAEGETGELIIGGVGLARYLDPDQDAEKYAPMPSLGWARAYRSGDMVRNDAAGLVFAGRADDQIKLGGRRIELGEIDGQLLRLPGVVSAAAAVRGTAAGNQVLVGYLTVDQSFEHGAAVELLRDRMPAALVPRLAVVEEMPTRTSGKVDRDALPWPLPSSFTTSGTTEPTQRSATQEWLAGIWHDVLAADPVDLRADFFELGGGSLTAAQTVGRIRERYPEVAVADIYANPTIGALSAYLEGLRTTTARTNTAVSPIRTKTKAGQLLAFYPLRGLTSMRWLSWLLLVSLLVHPAIDWLPAPPVWLVALTTAAFVIPQGRMLVAAGLIRLVLRGVRPGTYPRGGKVHLRYWLAGRIQDDLAAASLAGAASITWYARLLGARIGPNVDLHALPPVTGFLDIGARASVEQEVDLTGAWIDGDRVHLGRITISSRARIGARSTLGPGATVGQRAEVAPGSFVAGRVRAERFVSGSPAEDTGQARGPWSKREPSGRRAWVAGYAVTGVLLSALPWLAATIGGLVLWPALRDSASLRQAWATAWPLLPLAAFAGYAALIGLVLVTVRLLSLAIRTGPVPVRSGGGLAVWATVRLLDEARDWLFPLYAGALTPWWLRALGATVGRGVEASTVVLIPKLTQIGSQSFLADDTLVGGYELTGGWLRAERVKVGKRAFLGNSGMAAPGRKIPKASLVAVLSAAPKRGAARAGSSWIGSPPTQLRRVAGSADESRTYQPTIRLRVLRGLVETCRVIPLFLSVCLMVGVGLSLLILLGTGPVDQGWSWGRFITAGLVGPVILLAAALLAAGITVAAKWLLVGAHKVGEHPLWSGAVWRGELADAFTEVLAARWFCSLAQGTVALNMWFRALGAKIGDGVWCDTYWLPEPDLVELGAGSCVNAGCVVQTHLFHDRVLAMDRVIIGPGATLGPNSVILPAAHLDREATVGPASLVMRGESVPSRTRWLGNPIGPWEE, from the coding sequence CTCTGGGACCACCGAACTGTACGTGGCCGTCCTCGGCATCCTGATGGCTGGCGCTGCCTACGTCCCCGTCGACGCTGACGATCCACCCGAACGCGCCCGCACCGTCTTCACCGAGGCAGCTGTCGTGGCAGTCGTGGGGAACGGTCTGGAGATCACCGCGGCCGCTGCGGCCGGTGGCGCGCAGGCTTTCGCCAATCGCGACCGCGCCGCCGCGACCGCCCCGGAGCGCGCACCCCGGCCCGGCGATGACGCCTGGATCATCTTCACCTCCGGCTCCACCGGGACTCCGAAGGGGGTCGCCGTCACGCATCGCAGCGCCGCGGCCTTCGTGGACGCAGAGTCGCACCTGTTCCTCACCTCCGATCCGATCGGCCCTGGCGACCGGGTGATGGCTGGGCTCTCCGTCGGCTTCGATGCGAGCTGCGAGGAGATGTGGCTCGCGTGGGCACACGCTGCCTGCCTCGTGCCCGCACCTCGCTCCTTGGTGCGTTCGGGAGTCGACGTCGGCCCCTGGCTCACCGCCAACGACATCACCATCGTCTCCACAGTGCCGACCCTGGTGGCCCTCTGGCCAGCCTCGTCCCTGGACCGGGTCCGTCTGCTGATCCTCGGCGGCGAGGCGGCTCCCGCCGAACTCGCCGCCCGGCTACAACGCCCTGGACGTGAGGTCTGGAACACCTACGGTCCCACCGAGGCGACCGTGGTCGCTTGCGCAGCGCCGATGGACGGCACCCAGCCCGTACGGATCGGGCTACCACTGGCAGGCTGGGACCTCGCCGTCGTCGATGGTGGTGGCGCCCCGGTGGCTGAAGGCGAGACGGGTGAGCTGATCATCGGTGGCGTCGGGCTGGCCCGGTACCTCGATCCGGACCAGGACGCTGAGAAGTACGCTCCGATGCCGAGCCTTGGCTGGGCTCGCGCGTATCGTTCGGGAGACATGGTCCGCAATGACGCTGCCGGCCTCGTATTCGCCGGCCGCGCCGATGATCAGATCAAACTCGGCGGCCGTCGGATCGAACTCGGGGAGATCGACGGTCAGCTCCTTCGCCTCCCAGGCGTGGTCAGTGCGGCAGCCGCCGTGCGCGGCACAGCGGCAGGCAACCAGGTGCTGGTCGGTTACCTCACGGTGGACCAGAGCTTCGAGCACGGCGCCGCCGTGGAGCTCCTCCGGGATCGCATGCCTGCCGCACTCGTGCCACGCCTCGCCGTGGTGGAGGAGATGCCCACCCGCACGTCCGGCAAAGTGGATCGGGACGCGCTGCCGTGGCCACTGCCCAGCAGTTTCACCACGTCCGGCACAACCGAGCCCACTCAGCGGTCCGCGACCCAGGAATGGCTCGCGGGCATCTGGCACGACGTGCTCGCCGCCGACCCGGTGGACCTACGGGCGGACTTCTTCGAGCTCGGCGGCGGCTCGCTCACTGCGGCACAGACCGTGGGAAGGATCCGGGAGCGCTACCCCGAGGTCGCCGTCGCGGATATCTACGCGAACCCGACCATCGGCGCGCTCTCTGCGTACCTGGAGGGCCTGCGCACCACCACCGCGCGCACGAACACCGCGGTCTCGCCCATTCGCACGAAGACGAAGGCGGGTCAGCTCCTCGCCTTCTACCCGCTGCGCGGGCTGACCTCGATGCGATGGCTTTCCTGGCTGCTCCTGGTGAGTCTGCTGGTGCATCCGGCCATCGACTGGCTGCCCGCACCGCCCGTGTGGCTGGTGGCCCTCACCACCGCGGCATTCGTGATCCCGCAGGGCAGGATGCTGGTCGCGGCCGGGTTGATCCGGCTCGTGTTGCGCGGCGTCCGGCCCGGCACCTACCCGCGCGGCGGGAAAGTGCACCTGCGGTACTGGCTGGCCGGCCGCATCCAGGATGATCTCGCCGCAGCCAGCCTCGCCGGTGCCGCGTCGATCACCTGGTACGCCCGGCTGCTGGGCGCCCGGATCGGGCCGAACGTGGACCTGCACGCGCTGCCACCGGTCACCGGGTTCCTCGATATCGGCGCTCGCGCCAGCGTGGAGCAGGAGGTGGACCTGACCGGAGCATGGATCGACGGCGATCGCGTGCACCTGGGCCGGATCACGATCAGCTCCCGGGCACGGATCGGCGCTCGCAGCACTCTCGGCCCCGGCGCCACGGTCGGCCAGCGTGCGGAGGTCGCACCGGGTTCATTCGTCGCCGGCCGGGTACGGGCCGAGCGCTTCGTCTCCGGATCCCCGGCCGAAGACACCGGCCAGGCACGCGGCCCATGGTCCAAGCGAGAGCCGTCGGGTCGGCGCGCCTGGGTGGCCGGGTACGCCGTCACCGGGGTTCTGCTCTCCGCCCTGCCGTGGCTGGCAGCCACGATCGGAGGGCTGGTGCTATGGCCCGCGTTGCGCGATTCCGCCAGCCTGAGGCAGGCATGGGCGACGGCGTGGCCGTTGCTGCCGCTCGCGGCGTTCGCCGGATACGCCGCCCTGATCGGCCTGGTCCTGGTGACCGTGCGTCTGCTCTCCCTGGCGATCCGCACCGGGCCCGTCCCCGTGCGCTCCGGAGGCGGTCTGGCCGTCTGGGCCACGGTGCGGCTGCTGGATGAGGCGCGGGATTGGTTGTTCCCGCTCTACGCGGGTGCACTCACACCCTGGTGGCTGCGGGCCCTCGGTGCCACCGTGGGCCGAGGTGTCGAAGCATCCACTGTGGTCCTGATCCCCAAGCTCACCCAGATCGGTAGTCAGTCCTTCCTCGCCGACGACACACTCGTGGGTGGCTACGAACTCACCGGAGGCTGGCTGCGCGCGGAACGCGTGAAGGTCGGCAAACGAGCCTTCCTCGGAAACTCCGGGATGGCCGCGCCCGGGCGGAAGATCCCCAAGGCCTCCCTGGTCGCCGTGCTCTCGGCGGCGCCGAAGCGTGGCGCCGCCCGAGCGGGGTCCTCCTGGATCGGGAGCCCGCCCACCCAGTTGCGCCGCGTGGCCGGTAGCGCCGACGAGTCACGCACGTACCAACCGACCATCCGCTTGCGCGTGCTGCGCGGACTCGTGGAAACCTGCCGCGTGATTCCGCTGTTCCTCTCCGTGTGCCTCATGGTGGGAGTAGGTCTGAGCCTGCTGATCCTGCTCGGCACGGGCCCGGTCGACCAGGGGTGGTCCTGGGGGCGCTTCATCACCGCGGGATTGGTCGGTCCCGTGATCCTGCTTGCTGCCGCTCTGCTGGCTGCGGGAATCACCGTGGCCGCGAAGTGGCTGCTTGTCGGAGCCCACAAGGTGGGCGAGCACCCGCTCTGGAGCGGGGCCGTGTGGCGCGGAGAGCTGGCCGATGCATTCACCGAGGTGCTCGCCGCGCGCTGGTTCTGTTCCCTCGCGCAAGGCACGGTCGCGTTGAATATGTGGTTCCGCGCGCTCGGCGCGAAGATCGGTGACGGCGTGTGGTGCGATACCTACTGGCTACCCGAACCTGATCTCGTCGAACTTGGCGCAGGATCGTGCGTCAATGCCGGGTGCGTGGTGCAGACGCACCTATTCCACGACCGCGTGCTTGCGATGGACCGGGTGATCATCGGCCCCGGCGCCACGCTCGGGCCGAACAGTGTGATCCTGCCAGCTGCCCACCTCGATCGTGAGGCGACCGTCGGGCCAGCCTCCCTCGTGATGCGCGGCGAATCCGTGCCGAGCCGCACCCGCTGGCTCGGCAACCCGATCGGCCCCTGGGAGGAGTGA
- a CDS encoding M1 family metallopeptidase, with translation MTRPDALTTADSTDPYMPGHGDLSYAVDHYDLDLVYQPRSNLLDGVAEVRLRTRAETTTLRFDLHHLRVTTVSVAGAPLRKYTRNQRHLDLTLNSAVPAGTGLTVRIEYGGNPRPVRSASLGEAGWEELTDGVIVASQPHGAPSWFPCNDQARDKARYDVRLTVPAEYTAAFSGQTHAVKRRGSRCTWTFQQRHPMAPYLASLQIGKYREQVVDGAGVPIRVLRAERLPEAAFVASFGRQREMLRCFEEAFGPYPFDSYTCVITDDALEIPLESQALSTFGRNHCSADLGAVRLIAHELSHQWFGNAVTAAAWRDIWLHEGFACFSEWVWSEHSGGPSIADQARASHDRLSRLPQDLTLGDPGAADMFDDRVYKRGALTLAALRDLIGVHAFTLLMHRWVAQNCGGVVSTEDFIALAEEVGGQSLGTFFDGWLYRRDLPAWS, from the coding sequence GTGACCCGCCCGGACGCGCTGACCACCGCAGACTCGACCGATCCGTACATGCCCGGACACGGCGATCTGAGCTACGCCGTCGACCACTACGACCTGGACCTCGTCTATCAGCCCCGTAGCAACTTGCTTGACGGCGTGGCCGAGGTACGGCTGCGCACGCGCGCTGAGACCACCACGCTGCGGTTCGATCTCCACCACCTCCGGGTGACGACGGTCTCCGTGGCCGGGGCCCCGCTGCGCAAGTACACACGTAACCAGAGGCACCTGGACCTCACCCTGAACAGCGCCGTCCCCGCTGGCACGGGCCTCACCGTCCGGATCGAGTACGGCGGCAACCCACGGCCGGTGCGCTCGGCCTCCCTGGGTGAGGCCGGGTGGGAGGAGCTGACGGACGGGGTGATCGTGGCCTCCCAACCACACGGTGCGCCGTCGTGGTTTCCGTGCAACGACCAAGCCCGGGACAAGGCGCGCTACGACGTGCGGCTGACCGTACCTGCCGAGTACACCGCAGCCTTCAGCGGTCAGACGCACGCGGTGAAACGGCGAGGATCGCGGTGCACCTGGACGTTCCAACAGCGCCACCCGATGGCGCCGTACCTCGCCAGCCTGCAGATTGGCAAGTACCGCGAGCAGGTCGTGGACGGAGCTGGCGTGCCGATCCGCGTGCTGCGCGCCGAACGCCTCCCAGAGGCCGCATTCGTGGCATCCTTCGGCCGCCAGCGCGAGATGCTCCGCTGCTTCGAAGAGGCGTTCGGGCCATACCCGTTCGATTCCTACACCTGCGTGATCACCGATGACGCACTGGAAATCCCCCTCGAGTCGCAAGCACTCTCGACCTTCGGGCGTAACCACTGTTCGGCGGACTTGGGCGCGGTTCGCCTCATCGCACACGAGTTGTCACATCAGTGGTTCGGCAACGCGGTCACCGCCGCTGCGTGGCGGGACATCTGGCTGCACGAGGGATTTGCCTGCTTCAGCGAATGGGTGTGGTCGGAGCATTCCGGTGGGCCCAGCATCGCCGACCAGGCGCGCGCCTCCCATGACCGGTTGAGCAGGCTGCCGCAGGACCTCACCCTCGGGGATCCGGGTGCCGCAGACATGTTCGACGACCGCGTGTACAAGCGCGGGGCGCTGACCCTGGCCGCGCTCCGGGACCTGATCGGTGTGCACGCGTTCACCCTCCTGATGCACCGCTGGGTGGCGCAGAACTGCGGCGGAGTTGTCAGCACGGAGGACTTCATCGCGCTCGCCGAGGAGGTGGGTGGGCAGTCGCTGGGTACGTTCTTCGACGGGTGGCTCTACCGGCGCGACCTACCGGCGTGGAGCTGA
- a CDS encoding 4'-phosphopantetheinyl transferase superfamily protein, whose protein sequence is MPTYVPVSVRWHCAESSTAQALREHLGTALAMPAVADLRVGHLCPACGGSDHGRPWARVGSLAIPVSAARAGPHLLTVADLDGAAIGIGADVEQIASISVDSSLVRHPDESSRELLGLWVAKEAILKMLGTGLSVPMPTIRAADFRVQEIPAPSGFTARVCVG, encoded by the coding sequence ATGCCCACCTATGTGCCGGTCAGTGTGCGCTGGCACTGTGCCGAGTCGAGCACCGCTCAGGCGCTGCGCGAGCACCTCGGGACCGCGTTGGCTATGCCTGCTGTGGCCGACCTCAGGGTCGGCCACCTGTGCCCGGCGTGCGGCGGGTCGGATCACGGCCGCCCGTGGGCACGAGTGGGATCCCTGGCCATCCCGGTATCGGCCGCTCGTGCCGGGCCGCACCTGCTCACCGTCGCAGATCTCGATGGGGCAGCGATCGGGATCGGCGCGGACGTGGAGCAGATCGCGTCGATCTCAGTGGACTCTTCGCTCGTCCGGCACCCGGACGAGTCCAGCCGGGAACTCCTCGGCCTCTGGGTGGCCAAGGAGGCGATTCTGAAGATGCTCGGAACCGGGCTGAGTGTGCCGATGCCAACGATCCGGGCGGCAGATTTCCGCGTCCAGGAGATCCCGGCACCGTCCGGATTCACCGCCCGCGTGTGCGTGGGGTAG
- a CDS encoding LacI family DNA-binding transcriptional regulator, translating into MAKRGAAKRPSVTDVAKQAGVSVGTVSNVLNRPDSVAPATRAKVEQAISTLRFVRNASARQLRSGEISTVGAVVLDIANPFFTEMARGIEDRLAQDDHTLMLCSSDENPSREARFLRLFEEHGVRGVIATPSNGSLDGLLALRERGIEVVLLDHTSPDPDVGSVAVDDVGGAGLAIEHLLSLGHTRFAFLNGPLTLRQCVDRREGVIATLTAHGLDPAEALTEINLDALNATTADAAVRRLLAEDGPRPTAMFCANDFTALGALRALRDSGVSIPEEMAVVGYDDVIFASMLTTPLTSVRQPMHTLGWTAADMLLTESGTDAARQVEFEPELVVRASSTSGQ; encoded by the coding sequence ATGGCTAAGCGCGGCGCGGCGAAACGTCCAAGCGTCACCGATGTTGCCAAACAGGCGGGTGTCTCAGTCGGCACTGTCTCCAATGTGCTGAACCGGCCGGACTCGGTGGCACCGGCCACCCGCGCAAAGGTCGAGCAGGCGATCAGCACACTGCGCTTCGTCCGCAACGCGTCCGCCCGCCAGCTCCGCAGCGGTGAGATCAGCACGGTCGGTGCGGTGGTCTTGGACATCGCCAACCCGTTCTTCACTGAGATGGCCCGCGGAATCGAGGACCGGCTCGCCCAGGACGATCACACGCTGATGCTGTGCAGTTCGGACGAGAATCCCAGCCGTGAGGCGCGATTCCTCCGGCTGTTCGAGGAGCACGGGGTCCGGGGCGTCATCGCGACCCCCTCGAACGGCAGCCTGGACGGCCTGCTGGCGCTGCGCGAACGCGGTATCGAGGTAGTCCTGCTCGACCACACCTCGCCCGACCCGGATGTCGGTTCGGTGGCCGTGGACGACGTCGGTGGGGCGGGCCTGGCGATCGAACACCTGCTGAGCCTGGGCCACACCCGCTTCGCATTCCTGAACGGCCCGCTCACCCTGCGCCAGTGCGTGGACCGGCGCGAGGGTGTCATCGCCACGCTCACCGCACACGGGTTGGATCCCGCCGAAGCGCTCACCGAGATCAACCTGGATGCACTGAACGCGACCACTGCCGACGCGGCCGTGCGCCGCTTGCTCGCCGAGGACGGACCTCGCCCGACGGCGATGTTCTGCGCGAACGACTTCACTGCCCTCGGCGCCCTGCGCGCACTCCGCGATAGCGGCGTCTCGATCCCCGAGGAGATGGCCGTGGTGGGCTACGACGACGTCATCTTCGCCTCCATGCTGACCACGCCACTGACGTCGGTGCGCCAGCCCATGCACACACTGGGGTGGACCGCCGCGGACATGCTGCTCACCGAATCGGGTACCGACGCGGCACGACAGGTGGAGTTCGAGCCCGAACTGGTCGTGCGCGCCTCCAGCACGTCCGGTCAGTGA
- a CDS encoding HNH endonuclease signature motif containing protein yields the protein MTAELVMERPASGLPGVEGTARPLRVVTADDTTDHTPDGATRSVQDLAIELGSLAAAIAAQTGRFLMVLAEFDARDGWTVWSGMTSTAHWLSWQCGMARVTAREHVRVARALVALPVTAAELGAGRLSYSKVRAITRVATRETEADLVAVAQAATADQLDRFCAGVRTGTSVDEVSDRHERRHLTHRFDPDGMMSMHARCSPEEGAVIIDLLHRVQRYLDRSAVPEDEDDHRLPGTGHGLIDALVLVCEQFELSSDDSGDGSGSESADAATSPSRASRRGEAVLHVTLDDLTRVRLSESPPVLPGQPETLIGPHLECGPVLHPHTARRLTCDTGVVLHIHDTAGDRHDISPDGTTPATVVTPSARPGRTIDLGRRWRTPNAALWRALWDRDGGCVFPACGRRRYVHGHHLVHWADGGPTDLDNMVLLCGAHHRALHEGGFEITRRRDGTLRVQDRDGETVPRVPAVPPPPARAGHQHTFPGTEPATQEPPPGHPLPLAATDGGPLNLGYAVNVALTNWQIRANRREQRRHRPSDGAAA from the coding sequence ATGACGGCGGAACTGGTGATGGAGCGGCCCGCGAGCGGTCTTCCGGGAGTCGAGGGCACGGCGCGGCCACTGAGGGTCGTCACCGCTGACGACACGACTGATCACACGCCTGATGGTGCGACGCGCTCCGTGCAGGATCTGGCGATCGAACTGGGTTCGCTGGCGGCAGCGATCGCAGCGCAGACGGGCCGTTTTCTGATGGTGCTGGCCGAGTTCGATGCCCGGGACGGTTGGACGGTGTGGTCGGGGATGACGTCGACGGCACATTGGCTGTCCTGGCAATGCGGCATGGCCCGGGTCACAGCCCGCGAGCATGTCCGGGTCGCCCGGGCGCTGGTCGCACTCCCTGTCACGGCGGCAGAACTCGGGGCAGGCCGGCTCAGCTACTCGAAGGTTCGCGCGATCACGCGGGTGGCTACGCGCGAGACCGAGGCAGACCTGGTCGCGGTGGCGCAGGCGGCCACGGCTGATCAACTGGACCGGTTCTGTGCGGGTGTACGCACCGGCACCTCGGTGGATGAGGTGAGCGACCGGCACGAGCGGCGCCACCTGACCCACCGTTTCGACCCGGACGGGATGATGAGCATGCACGCGCGCTGCTCTCCAGAAGAAGGTGCGGTGATCATCGACCTGCTGCACCGGGTGCAGCGCTACCTGGACCGCTCCGCCGTACCCGAGGATGAGGACGATCATCGCCTCCCGGGAACCGGTCACGGATTGATCGATGCGCTGGTGCTGGTGTGTGAGCAGTTCGAGCTCAGCTCGGACGACTCGGGCGATGGCAGTGGGAGTGAGTCGGCCGATGCAGCGACTTCTCCCTCGCGAGCTTCCCGGCGTGGTGAGGCAGTGCTGCACGTGACTCTCGATGATCTGACCAGGGTCCGGCTGAGCGAGTCACCGCCTGTGCTGCCAGGGCAGCCGGAGACGCTGATCGGGCCACATCTGGAGTGCGGACCGGTGCTGCACCCGCACACGGCACGACGCCTCACCTGCGACACCGGCGTCGTGCTACACATCCACGACACTGCCGGCGACAGGCACGACATCAGCCCCGATGGGACTACTCCTGCGACCGTGGTCACACCCAGCGCCAGGCCCGGTCGAACGATCGATCTGGGCCGGCGCTGGCGCACCCCGAACGCGGCTCTGTGGCGCGCACTGTGGGACCGAGACGGAGGCTGCGTCTTCCCGGCATGCGGCCGGCGCCGCTACGTCCACGGCCACCACCTTGTGCACTGGGCCGACGGCGGACCCACGGATCTGGATAATATGGTCCTGCTCTGTGGAGCCCACCACCGGGCACTCCATGAGGGCGGCTTCGAGATCACACGCCGCCGCGACGGGACCCTCCGCGTCCAAGACCGCGACGGAGAAACAGTTCCCAGAGTTCCCGCAGTGCCACCACCACCCGCTCGTGCTGGACATCAGCACACCTTCCCCGGCACGGAGCCCGCCACGCAGGAACCACCGCCCGGCCACCCGCTACCGCTCGCCGCCACCGATGGCGGTCCCCTGAATCTGGGCTACGCCGTCAACGTCGCACTCACCAACTGGCAGATCCGGGCCAACCGGCGCGAGCAGCGTCGTCACCGGCCCAGCGACGGCGCAGCGGCCTAG
- a CDS encoding TIGR03086 family metal-binding protein, translated as MRAVKLVAAASTEFERAVRELPPQVWSHPTPSALTIRELVTHVVAGNRLTALLLAGHSRAEALAQIEGDLLGDDPLVAVLTSAREQTAAFATASPDQPLPGPAGEATASDYLRFRLVDLVVHAWDLRRGAGLDEALDPDLVVATARLVEPHLPAMLALGVYGDGPSGSLPPEASEQVRLLDAFGRRP; from the coding sequence GTGCGTGCAGTGAAACTGGTGGCGGCCGCTTCAACCGAGTTCGAGCGCGCCGTTCGAGAGCTGCCGCCCCAGGTGTGGTCACATCCCACGCCCTCGGCGCTGACCATCCGTGAGCTGGTCACGCATGTGGTGGCCGGGAACCGCCTGACGGCGCTCCTGCTGGCCGGTCACTCACGCGCGGAAGCTCTTGCGCAGATCGAGGGTGACCTGCTCGGTGACGATCCGCTCGTTGCGGTCCTCACCTCGGCGCGGGAGCAGACAGCCGCCTTCGCCACCGCCTCGCCGGACCAGCCACTGCCGGGCCCGGCCGGGGAAGCCACGGCCTCCGACTACCTGCGGTTCCGGCTCGTCGACCTCGTGGTGCACGCGTGGGATCTTCGGCGCGGAGCAGGTCTCGACGAAGCGCTCGACCCGGACCTTGTCGTTGCCACTGCGCGTCTGGTGGAACCCCACCTGCCCGCGATGCTGGCCCTGGGCGTCTACGGTGACGGGCCGAGCGGTTCGCTGCCTCCGGAGGCTTCGGAACAGGTCCGGTTGCTCGACGCGTTCGGTCGACGCCCCTGA
- a CDS encoding nucleoside hydrolase gives MSDAAPIYLDCDTGIDDALALAYLLASPEVHLAGIGTVSGNTSATVAAENTLALLALAGREEIPVAVGAIDPVRGSFRGGAPHVHGSNGIGGVVLEPAVARPDSRHAADMLIDLAKAYPGELRVLAVGPLTNLAVALEREPNLPALVRDVVVMGGAALAPGNTSPVAEANIANDPEAAAAVLQAGWDITMVPLDVTMEHIFDEQARKRLLEAPDAVSRVVGEALESYLDFYLDIYGYRACALHDPLAAALLVGTVTATRAARVPVVVDEGDGPGRGQTIVDMRGQRRGPVDVPGARCQVVLETDLLVGPVLLDRLAGPPVA, from the coding sequence ATGAGTGACGCCGCGCCGATCTACCTGGACTGTGACACCGGAATCGACGACGCCCTGGCCCTCGCCTACCTGCTCGCCTCCCCGGAGGTGCATCTCGCCGGTATCGGCACGGTGAGCGGAAACACCTCTGCCACCGTGGCGGCCGAGAACACCCTCGCTCTGCTCGCGCTGGCCGGCAGGGAAGAGATCCCGGTCGCCGTCGGAGCGATCGATCCTGTGCGTGGCTCCTTTCGCGGTGGCGCTCCACACGTGCACGGCAGCAACGGAATCGGGGGAGTGGTGCTTGAGCCCGCTGTCGCCCGCCCCGACTCCCGCCACGCCGCCGACATGCTGATCGACCTCGCCAAGGCGTACCCAGGTGAACTGCGCGTCCTGGCAGTCGGACCGTTGACCAACCTCGCCGTGGCGCTCGAACGCGAGCCGAATCTGCCCGCACTGGTGCGGGACGTCGTCGTGATGGGTGGTGCGGCGCTCGCGCCTGGCAACACCTCACCGGTGGCGGAGGCGAATATCGCCAACGATCCCGAAGCGGCGGCGGCCGTGCTCCAGGCGGGCTGGGATATCACGATGGTGCCCTTGGACGTGACGATGGAGCACATCTTTGACGAGCAGGCACGCAAGCGCCTGCTCGAGGCACCGGATGCGGTGTCCAGAGTGGTGGGGGAGGCGCTCGAGTCCTACCTCGATTTCTACCTCGACATCTACGGCTACCGGGCCTGTGCATTGCATGATCCGCTCGCGGCGGCCCTACTCGTCGGAACGGTGACCGCCACCCGGGCGGCTCGGGTGCCCGTGGTGGTGGACGAGGGGGATGGACCTGGCCGCGGGCAGACCATCGTGGACATGCGGGGCCAGCGGCGTGGTCCGGTGGATGTTCCCGGGGCGCGGTGCCAGGTGGTGCTGGAGACGGATCTGCTGGTCGGCCCGGTACTGCTGGACCGGCTGGCTGGCCCGCCGGTCGCCTGA